CTTTGGGTTTGGTATCTCAAATCGCACTTATATTGCACTTATACCAAATCCCGTTGATCATGACCTATGTGCCCATTGCCTGTGTCCGATCGACATGATTTTCCAGGGCTGATCGATGAGCTTGTTCCAGGCGTCACAGCAGTGGTCGACGATGTCGTCGTATGAGTTGAAGACG
This portion of the Alphaproteobacteria bacterium genome encodes:
- a CDS encoding IS630 family transposase; amino-acid sequence: VFNSYDDIVDHCCDAWNKLIDQPWKIMSIGHRQWAHRS